In Zonotrichia leucophrys gambelii isolate GWCS_2022_RI chromosome 14, RI_Zleu_2.0, whole genome shotgun sequence, a single window of DNA contains:
- the MAP2K3 gene encoding dual specificity mitogen-activated protein kinase kinase 3 isoform X1 → MSLPRDSKGSLEPHKPVKGKKKRDLRITCVPIKPPVANTTPPRNLDSRAFITIGDKNFEVEADDLVSISELGRGAYGVVEKVRHAQSGTIMAVKRIRATVNTQEQKRLLMDLDISMRTVDCFYTVTFYGALFREGDVWICMELMDTSLDKFYKKVLEKKKTIPEDILGKMAVSIVRALEHLHSKLSVIHRDVKPSNVLINKEGHVKMCDFGISGYLVDSVAKTMDAGCKPYMAPERINPELNQKGYNVKSDVWSLGITMIELAILRFPYESWGTPFQQLKQVVEEPSPQLPPERFSKEFVDFTAQCLRKNPAERMNYLELMEHPFFTLHDTKETDMASFVTEILGEDS, encoded by the exons attcCAAAGGATCCTTGGAGCCACACAAACCAG TGAAAGGCAAGAAGAAACGGGACCTGAGGATAACATGTGtccccatcaaaccacccgTGGCCAACACCAC GCCTCCCAGGAACTTGGACTCCAGGGCCTTCATTACCATTGGAGATAAA AACTTCGAGGTGGAAGCTGATGACCTGGTGAGCATTTCAGAGCTGGGCCGTGGGGCCTATGGCGTGGTGGAGAAAGTGCGGCACGCGCAGAGCGGCACCATCATGGCTGTGAAG AGGATTCGAGCCACTGTGAACACTCAGGAGCAGAAGAGGTTGCTGATGGACCTGGACATCTCCATGAGGACAGTGGACTGCTTCTACACAGTCACCTTCTACGGAGCCCTGTTCCGTGAG GGTGACGTGTGGATCTGCATGGAACTCATGGACACTTCCCTAGATAAATTCTACAAGAAAGTactggagaagaagaaaaccatCCCTGAAgacattttggggaaaatggcTGTGTCT ATTGTACGAGCTCTGGAGCACCTGCACAGTAAACTGTCTGTAATCCACAGAG ACGTGAAGCCTTCCAACGTGCTGATCAACAAGGAAGGGCACGTGAAGATGTGTGACTTTGGGATCAGTGGTTACTTGGTGGACTCTGTAGCCAAGACCATGGATGCTGGCTGCAAACCCTACATGGCT CCAGAAAGAATAAATCCTGAGCTGAACCAGAAGGGCTACAACGTGAAGTCAGATGTCTGGAGCCTTGGGATCACAATG ATCGAGCTGGCCATTCTCCGCTTCCCGTACGAGTCCTGGGGGACGCCCTTCCAGCAGCTCAAGCAGGTGGTGGAGGAGCCCTCGCCCCAGCTGCCCCCCGAACGCTTCTCCAAGGAGTTCGTGGACTTCACAGCACAGTG cctAAGGAAGAACCCAGCTGAGCGAATGAACTATTTAGAACTTATG GAACACCCTTTCTTCACCTTGCACGACACCAAAGAGACTGACATGGCCTCCTTTGTGACAGAGATCCTCGGGGAAGACTCCTAa
- the MAP2K3 gene encoding dual specificity mitogen-activated protein kinase kinase 3 isoform X2 yields the protein MDKKQDSKGSLEPHKPVKGKKKRDLRITCVPIKPPVANTTPPRNLDSRAFITIGDKNFEVEADDLVSISELGRGAYGVVEKVRHAQSGTIMAVKRIRATVNTQEQKRLLMDLDISMRTVDCFYTVTFYGALFREGDVWICMELMDTSLDKFYKKVLEKKKTIPEDILGKMAVSIVRALEHLHSKLSVIHRDVKPSNVLINKEGHVKMCDFGISGYLVDSVAKTMDAGCKPYMAPERINPELNQKGYNVKSDVWSLGITMIELAILRFPYESWGTPFQQLKQVVEEPSPQLPPERFSKEFVDFTAQCLRKNPAERMNYLELMEHPFFTLHDTKETDMASFVTEILGEDS from the exons attcCAAAGGATCCTTGGAGCCACACAAACCAG TGAAAGGCAAGAAGAAACGGGACCTGAGGATAACATGTGtccccatcaaaccacccgTGGCCAACACCAC GCCTCCCAGGAACTTGGACTCCAGGGCCTTCATTACCATTGGAGATAAA AACTTCGAGGTGGAAGCTGATGACCTGGTGAGCATTTCAGAGCTGGGCCGTGGGGCCTATGGCGTGGTGGAGAAAGTGCGGCACGCGCAGAGCGGCACCATCATGGCTGTGAAG AGGATTCGAGCCACTGTGAACACTCAGGAGCAGAAGAGGTTGCTGATGGACCTGGACATCTCCATGAGGACAGTGGACTGCTTCTACACAGTCACCTTCTACGGAGCCCTGTTCCGTGAG GGTGACGTGTGGATCTGCATGGAACTCATGGACACTTCCCTAGATAAATTCTACAAGAAAGTactggagaagaagaaaaccatCCCTGAAgacattttggggaaaatggcTGTGTCT ATTGTACGAGCTCTGGAGCACCTGCACAGTAAACTGTCTGTAATCCACAGAG ACGTGAAGCCTTCCAACGTGCTGATCAACAAGGAAGGGCACGTGAAGATGTGTGACTTTGGGATCAGTGGTTACTTGGTGGACTCTGTAGCCAAGACCATGGATGCTGGCTGCAAACCCTACATGGCT CCAGAAAGAATAAATCCTGAGCTGAACCAGAAGGGCTACAACGTGAAGTCAGATGTCTGGAGCCTTGGGATCACAATG ATCGAGCTGGCCATTCTCCGCTTCCCGTACGAGTCCTGGGGGACGCCCTTCCAGCAGCTCAAGCAGGTGGTGGAGGAGCCCTCGCCCCAGCTGCCCCCCGAACGCTTCTCCAAGGAGTTCGTGGACTTCACAGCACAGTG cctAAGGAAGAACCCAGCTGAGCGAATGAACTATTTAGAACTTATG GAACACCCTTTCTTCACCTTGCACGACACCAAAGAGACTGACATGGCCTCCTTTGTGACAGAGATCCTCGGGGAAGACTCCTAa